The genomic interval CTCGCCACGCACGACCCTCGGCGGATCGTGCGTGAAGGGGCTTATGTCGTGCCCCGCGGACCCGCGGACGTTGGCGTCCGATTCAGAGGAGGACGAGCGCGACGTTCTCGGACGCGCGGAGGGGCTTCGAGCGGGTCGTGAGCACCTCGCAGCCGTCCTTCGTGACGACGAGGGTGTGCTCGAACTGCGCCGAGAGCTTTCCGTCGATCGTGCGCGCGGTCCACTTGTCCTTCGTGTCGACCTTCACCTCGAACCGGCCGAGGTTCACCATCGGCTCGATCGTGAAGGTCATGCCGGCCTTCATGCGCTCGCCGGTGCCACGTTTTCCGTAGTGTTTCACCTGCGGATCTTCGTGGAATTTCCGGCCGATGCCGTGACCGACGAAGTCCCGGACGACGCTGCAGCCTTGGGCTTCGGCGTACTCTTGGATGGCCGCGCCGATGTCGCCGAACCGGGCCCCCTCGCGCACCTCGGCGATGCCGAGCTCGAGCGCTTTGCGGGCCACCTCGGTGACGTGGCGTGCCTCGGGGCTCGGGGTGCCGACGTAGAACGTGGCCGACGTGTCGCCGTAGAAGCCCTTGTAGAGGGTCGTCACGTCGACGTTGACGATGTCGCCGTCCCGCAAGATCTCTTTGCCCGGGATGCCGTGGCAGACCACGTCGTTCACGGACGTGCACACGCTCTTCGGGAAACCCCGGTACTTGAGGGGAGCCGGGTACGCGCCCCGCTTCATCGTGTCCTCGTGCACGATGTCGTTGATGTCGTCGGTCGTCATGCCCGCTCGGAGCTTTTCGCCCACGAGGAGCAAGGTCTCGGCGGCCATTTGGCATGCGACGCGCAGGTCGTCGACTTCACGGGGGCTCTTGATTTCGATCGCCACGCGCGCCTCTTAGCACGTGAGACGAGCGCCGTCCTCGGGTTGCGAGCACGATTCGTGCGCCCCCCCGCGAGCTCGACGGTAGGGCGCCCTACTTGCCCTCGGCGAGGACGTTGGCGTCCGTCGCGGCGTCGGCCACTTCTTTGGTGTCGGGGGCGAAATGGAAGTGCATCTCGCTGTCACCGTCGGGCCGCACGAACGATTTGACGAACGCGACGAACCTCTTGCCCACGATGGCCGAGTCGAGGTTCTTCAGGATGCCCGCGGACGGGGCGTCGTGGGCCACGTGGAGGTCGAACGTCTCGGCGGGGGGGTGCGGTCCCGCGAGCACCTTTTCGATCCGGCACCCGAGGACGAAGCTCGTGCCGCTCGACTCGCCCTTCGCCACGATCGTCGTGATCCTCACGCGCACGACGCCGTCGGACGTCTGCGCGCGCTCGAGGAAGAGGGGGTCGAACTTCGGCTGGTAGACGCGCTTCTCGCCCGTGATGCCCGCGGCGGCGGGCTCGATGCCGTCGTCGAACAGCGCCACGGAGTGGCCGAGGTAGGTCCCGATGGGTCCGCGTGGCTGAGTTTTTCCGCCACATGCGGAGAGCGCCCAGGACAGCGTCAGCGCCGCGAGGAGGCTCGTCGTGCGCGACAGCGACGTGGGCCTACGAAATGCACGGGATACCATGGGAGGCGCATCGTACTTCAAAACCCCTCGAGACCACGGCAAAAGTGCCGCGCCGCCTCGGTTCGTGGGCCGCCCTCGCGCGAGGCTTTCGTGGAGCCTTCGAGGGACCGTGACGTGCGCCTTCCTGTGCTCGTGCCGCTCTGGTAGCGTTCGCGCCGAGGAGATACGGCGCGATGAAGCGAACGACAGGTCTTTGGGTCCATGGAATCTGCGCGACGGTCCTCGTCGCGCTCGGCGCGTGCACGCCCGCCAAGCCCGCCGAGTCGGCCGAGGCTCCTGCCGACGAGACTCCGGCCGAGGCGAGCTCGGGCTCGTCGGGTGGCTCCTCGGGCTCTTCGGGCTCGTCGGGTGGCTCCGGAGGGATCAACGTCCCCGGCCCCGTGATCCCCCCGTCGAAGGGTGGCTCGGGTGGGAACGCGCCCACGGGCGGCGGGCAGAAGGGCTCGCAGCCCGGCGAGGCGCCCAGCGCCCCGGGTGTCGCCACCATGCTCGACGGCGGTCTCCGCTGGGGCATGAGCAAAGAAGAGGTAGTGAAGGCGCATACGTCGGTCGGCGGAATTCTCTGGAAAGAGTACGACGCCAAGCTCGCGAAGACCTCGATCGGCCCGCAAATGAAGGCAATCGAACAAGAGCGCGACTCGGCGATGCGCGCCTTCGAGCGGACGTGGGTCGAGTTCGACGGGAACCCGACCGGCTACGACGCGACCGGGCTCAAGCCCGAGTACTCGTACCGGAACAAGGAGGCCCTCCTCCAGCTCACCCGCGGCGGGAAGACGCGCTACTTCTTCTTCATCCAGGGCCGCCTCTGGAAAATCTACGACGCCGTCCCCCTCGGGGACTCGGGTGCGTACGGAAAGACCTTCGCCGACGCCGTGAACACGATGAACGGCAAGCTCGGCGTGCAAGGCCGCATCGTCCCCCCCGACGCCGCCGCCGGGCGCGCGCACACGTTGGTCGATTGGCGGGATCAGAGCTCCCACATGCGCCTCGTCGATCGCTCCGGCGAGGGCGTGTGTGGGCTCGTGCTGGAGGACCTGTCGACGGTGAACAACCTCGCGAGCCTCCGGTCGGTCAAAGAGGGCAATCCGCTCGAGATCGACCCCACGATCGCGGCCGTCACGAAGGGCGACAACCGCACGGACCCGAACGCCGCGGGCGCCGCGGTGCAGCCGAAGGACCCCAAGAAGGACCCGAAGAAGCCCGCGCCGAAGAAATGACGCGCCGATAATCGGCGGACTTTCGGCAACTTGAGGCCCTTCTCCGCGCCGCGGGGAGGGGCCTTCGCTTCTCGGGCCGGAGTTTGCTAACGTGGGGACCGTGGAAGAAAAACTCGTGGCGCAGTGTCGCGATCTCGTGGCCCCCCTCGTCGAAGCCGACGGAGGTCACCTCTACCTGGTCGCGGCCACCCAAGACCTCGTCCACGTGCACCTCACGGGCACGTGCGCGGGGTGCCCGGGGGCCCAGATGACACGCGAGCGCCTCATCGAGCCCGTGGTGGCCAAGGTGGCCCCGAAGGCGGTCGTCAAGGTCACGACGGGCTTCTCGCCCCCCGAAGGAGCAAAGCGAGTGGAGAGGCCGGCCTAAACCGGTAACGCCGCAGCATCTTTGGGGCTTGCCAGGGGCAAGGCCTACGAGCGATGCTGACGATGAGAGACTTGGTCGATCGCGGCCCGCAGGGCGCGTGGAGGTGTCGTGGCGAGGTATCGGCTGCGCCTGTTGCTGCAAGAGTTCGATCTTCCGCGTGGGACCACGCTGATCGGACGCAGCTACGATTGCCACGTGACGATCGAGGATCCCCTCGTGTCGCGGCAGCACGCGCGCATCGAGGTCGACGGCGACGTGGTCACCGTGTTCGACCTGGGGAGCCGGAACGGCGTCAAGGTGAACGGCGCCGGGATTCGGGGCTCGCAGGTCCTCCGTCACGGGGACCGCCTCCGCATCGGTACCCAAGAGCTCGTCTTCACGCGCGTCGAGGCGAGGCCACCGGAACCATCGAGAACTACAGGGTTTTTGCAGCATTGCCATGT from Myxococcales bacterium carries:
- the map gene encoding type I methionyl aminopeptidase; this translates as MAIEIKSPREVDDLRVACQMAAETLLLVGEKLRAGMTTDDINDIVHEDTMKRGAYPAPLKYRGFPKSVCTSVNDVVCHGIPGKEILRDGDIVNVDVTTLYKGFYGDTSATFYVGTPSPEARHVTEVARKALELGIAEVREGARFGDIGAAIQEYAEAQGCSVVRDFVGHGIGRKFHEDPQVKHYGKRGTGERMKAGMTFTIEPMVNLGRFEVKVDTKDKWTARTIDGKLSAQFEHTLVVTKDGCEVLTTRSKPLRASENVALVLL
- a CDS encoding cobalamin ABC transporter substrate-binding protein, yielding MVSRAFRRPTSLSRTTSLLAALTLSWALSACGGKTQPRGPIGTYLGHSVALFDDGIEPAAAGITGEKRVYQPKFDPLFLERAQTSDGVVRVRITTIVAKGESSGTSFVLGCRIEKVLAGPHPPAETFDLHVAHDAPSAGILKNLDSAIVGKRFVAFVKSFVRPDGDSEMHFHFAPDTKEVADAATDANVLAEGK
- a CDS encoding NifU family protein, with the translated sequence MGTVEEKLVAQCRDLVAPLVEADGGHLYLVAATQDLVHVHLTGTCAGCPGAQMTRERLIEPVVAKVAPKAVVKVTTGFSPPEGAKRVERPA